From the Microbacterium sp. W4I4 genome, one window contains:
- a CDS encoding aminotransferase class I/II-fold pyridoxal phosphate-dependent enzyme encodes MDFEITGSTAAEIADSVRALRERGVVRPGDALPPVRELAATLGVNRNTAVAAYRQLAQAGLVISKGRGGTLMAGGAPLAQEGVAADTVLHDIGSGNPDPRRIPDPSAALGGIVGRPVLYGEPVIDPGLEHWAREWMLADLARDDLRISVTSGAVDAVERLLAQALTRDDAVALEDPCFLSSIHTVRLGGYRGVPVPVDEQGMTVDGLQAALDAGVRAIISTPRAQNPTGVSLTAARAAALRKVLEPHPYVLIIEDDHFSMLSAHPYASLIAPGHRRYALVRSVSKFLGPDMCLALAATDPTTAERLAMRLNPGTTWVSHLLQRLAHAQLADAGIRQQIADAASHYAERNSAFTAELLSRGIRTDSTDGLSLWVRLPVPARVAAERLMRRGWLVRTGDEFRIDEASPVSDHVRLTVHDLSEADTARLLDDLESAAR; translated from the coding sequence ATGGACTTCGAGATAACGGGCAGCACGGCGGCCGAGATCGCCGACAGCGTGCGAGCGCTGCGCGAGCGGGGCGTGGTGCGCCCGGGCGACGCGCTCCCGCCGGTCCGCGAGCTCGCTGCGACCCTCGGGGTCAACCGCAATACCGCCGTGGCCGCCTATCGGCAGCTGGCCCAGGCGGGTCTCGTCATCTCCAAGGGCCGCGGTGGCACCCTCATGGCCGGTGGCGCACCGCTCGCCCAGGAGGGCGTGGCCGCCGACACCGTGCTGCACGACATCGGCTCCGGCAACCCCGACCCGCGGCGGATTCCCGATCCATCCGCCGCGCTGGGCGGCATCGTCGGACGTCCTGTGCTGTACGGCGAACCGGTCATCGACCCGGGCCTGGAGCACTGGGCACGCGAGTGGATGCTCGCCGACCTGGCCCGCGATGATCTGCGCATCAGCGTCACCAGTGGCGCCGTGGATGCCGTCGAGCGGCTCCTCGCCCAGGCCCTCACCCGCGACGACGCCGTCGCTCTCGAGGACCCCTGCTTCCTCTCCAGCATCCACACGGTGCGTCTCGGCGGGTACCGCGGCGTGCCCGTCCCCGTCGACGAGCAGGGCATGACCGTGGACGGTCTGCAGGCCGCGCTGGATGCCGGCGTACGCGCGATCATCAGTACACCGCGCGCCCAGAACCCCACTGGAGTGAGCCTCACGGCCGCCCGCGCAGCGGCGCTGCGCAAGGTGCTCGAACCGCATCCGTACGTGCTCATCATCGAGGACGACCACTTCTCCATGCTCTCCGCGCACCCGTACGCCTCGCTGATCGCTCCGGGCCACCGCCGCTATGCGCTGGTGCGCTCGGTGTCGAAGTTCCTCGGCCCCGACATGTGCCTCGCCCTCGCCGCGACCGATCCCACGACGGCAGAGCGGCTCGCCATGCGGCTGAACCCCGGGACGACCTGGGTGAGCCACCTGCTGCAGCGTCTCGCGCATGCGCAGCTCGCGGATGCCGGCATCCGCCAGCAGATCGCGGATGCCGCGAGTCACTACGCCGAGCGGAACAGCGCGTTCACCGCTGAGCTCCTCTCCCGCGGCATCCGAACCGACTCCACCGACGGGCTGAGCCTGTGGGTGCGCCTGCCCGTGCCGGCGCGTGTCGCAGCGGAGCGCCTGATGCGCCGCGGCTGGCTGGTGCGCACCGGTGACGAGTTCCGCATCGACGAGGCCTCCCCCGTGTCCGACCATGTGCGTCTGACCGTGCACGACCTGTCCGAGGCCGACACCGCCCGTCTGCTCGATGACCTCGAGAGCGCCGCGCGCTGA
- a CDS encoding DUF1611 domain-containing protein, protein MKTLVPTHADLPRDERHPAAGPSLPAGSTAVIYCEGQFARQDGKTANGLVRHSEKYDILSVIDSDNAGADAGMILDGKANGIPILANLHEAIAHAGRTPDYLICGVAPSDGRLSPEQRVVLLDGIARGMHIINGLHEFLGDDVEFVAASLLSGVTITDVRRPRRIEELHQFSGRIFDVTCPRIVVLGTDGAIGKRTTATLLTQALNARGIRAVLVGTGQTTIIQGGKYGVALDALIPQYCSGEVENQVVAAFEGENPDVIIVEGQGALSHPAYLTSAYILRGSRPAAAILQHAPRRLTLGDFPRIAMPTLASEITLIETFSEAKVIGITVNHEGMTRAEIPEAIRIIADQSGLPTTDPLTESADELIDMVLLAFPQLAAPVAA, encoded by the coding sequence ATGAAAACTCTTGTCCCGACCCATGCCGACCTCCCGCGAGACGAGCGACATCCGGCTGCCGGCCCGTCGCTTCCGGCCGGCTCCACCGCCGTGATCTACTGTGAGGGCCAGTTCGCCCGACAGGACGGCAAGACCGCCAACGGCCTCGTCCGTCACTCCGAGAAGTACGACATTCTCAGCGTGATCGACAGCGACAACGCCGGCGCCGATGCGGGCATGATCCTGGACGGCAAGGCGAACGGCATCCCCATCCTGGCCAATCTTCACGAGGCGATCGCACACGCGGGACGCACTCCCGACTACCTGATCTGCGGTGTCGCACCCAGCGATGGCCGTCTCTCGCCGGAGCAGCGCGTCGTGCTCCTGGACGGAATCGCCCGCGGCATGCACATCATCAACGGCCTGCACGAGTTCCTCGGCGATGACGTGGAGTTCGTCGCGGCGAGCCTGCTGAGCGGCGTCACGATCACCGATGTCCGCCGCCCGCGGCGCATCGAAGAACTGCATCAGTTCTCCGGTCGCATCTTCGATGTCACCTGTCCCCGCATCGTCGTCCTCGGCACAGACGGCGCGATCGGCAAACGCACGACTGCAACGCTGCTCACGCAGGCACTCAACGCCCGCGGCATCCGCGCCGTCCTGGTCGGCACCGGACAGACCACCATCATCCAAGGCGGGAAGTACGGCGTGGCGCTGGATGCGCTCATCCCGCAGTACTGCTCCGGTGAGGTCGAGAACCAGGTCGTCGCGGCCTTCGAGGGTGAGAACCCCGATGTCATCATCGTGGAAGGACAGGGGGCGCTCAGCCACCCCGCCTACCTGACATCGGCGTACATCCTGCGCGGGAGCCGACCTGCTGCGGCGATCCTCCAGCATGCGCCGCGCCGGCTCACCCTGGGCGACTTCCCGCGCATCGCCATGCCGACCCTCGCCAGCGAGATCACCCTGATCGAGACGTTCAGCGAGGCCAAGGTCATCGGGATCACCGTCAACCACGAGGGCATGACCCGCGCCGAGATCCCCGAAGCCATCCGCATCATCGCCGATCAGTCCGGTCTCCCCACCACCGACCCGCTCACCGAGTCAGCGGACGAGCTCATCGACATGGTGCTGCTCGCCTTTCCGCAGCTCGCCGCGCCGGTCGCGGCCTGA
- a CDS encoding spermidine synthase, which produces MSKRFEELDWQQTPMGEVTLRRRFDLVLGTDVFEAILNDEHLMSTHFTVAEIELAHLGLAALEGRDLDVLVGGLGLGYTAQAVLEHENVRSLTVVEAIDVVVDWHRRALLPISAALTADPRLSIEIGDFFARMRDDQTPRVFDAIIVDIDHSPSHHLHPSHAPFYTEAGIQAMRRHLAPGGVFALWSDDAPDAAFTAVLAGVFEHVQAEVVAFDNALTGGRSANSVYVAH; this is translated from the coding sequence ATGAGCAAGCGATTCGAGGAACTCGACTGGCAGCAGACGCCCATGGGGGAGGTGACCCTGCGGCGACGGTTCGACCTGGTTCTCGGCACTGACGTCTTCGAGGCGATCCTCAACGACGAGCACCTCATGTCGACGCACTTCACGGTCGCTGAGATCGAGCTCGCCCACCTCGGATTGGCCGCCCTCGAAGGACGCGATCTCGACGTGCTGGTCGGCGGCCTCGGACTCGGGTACACCGCGCAGGCGGTGCTCGAGCATGAGAACGTGCGCTCCCTCACGGTCGTCGAGGCGATCGACGTCGTCGTGGACTGGCACCGCCGAGCCCTGCTGCCGATCTCGGCTGCGCTCACCGCCGACCCACGCCTCAGCATCGAGATCGGCGACTTCTTCGCCCGGATGCGAGACGACCAGACGCCTCGCGTCTTCGACGCGATCATCGTCGACATCGACCACTCGCCCAGTCACCACCTGCATCCCAGCCATGCGCCGTTCTACACGGAGGCCGGCATTCAGGCGATGCGGCGGCACCTGGCCCCTGGCGGTGTGTTCGCGCTCTGGTCGGACGATGCGCCCGACGCCGCCTTCACAGCGGTGCTCGCTGGCGTGTTCGAGCATGTGCAGGCCGAGGTCGTCGCGTTCGACAACGCGCTCACCGGCGGCCGCTCGGCAAACTCGGTCTACGTCGCGCATTGA
- a CDS encoding M20/M25/M40 family metallo-hydrolase encodes MPGRARSSRCSSPAEETGDGARGMLEDGLADAIPHPDVALGQHVLVGPSGTVNTRVGPILSSADSVRITVHGRGGHGSMPQNTVDPVILAAFIAVRLQTIVSRELPPSEPAVLTVGSIRAGTKSNIIPDDAILELNLRTYTMQTRERMLAAIERIARAESVASGAPKEPEIEVYDSFPLTSNDEAVTTKLAAAFREHFGDQAGELPLQTASEDFSDIPTALGVPYSYWGIGGTDPELWSAAVEKGTVESDIPGNHSPLFLPVIQPTLQTGTAALIVAAGAWLGRG; translated from the coding sequence ATGCCTGGCAGGGCACGCTCGTCGCGCTGTTCCAGCCCCGCCGAGGAGACCGGAGACGGAGCACGGGGGATGCTGGAGGACGGACTCGCGGATGCCATCCCCCACCCCGACGTGGCCCTGGGCCAGCATGTGCTCGTCGGCCCCTCGGGGACGGTCAACACCCGGGTCGGTCCGATCCTCTCCAGCGCCGACAGTGTGCGCATCACGGTGCACGGTCGCGGCGGGCACGGTTCGATGCCGCAGAACACCGTCGATCCGGTGATCCTGGCCGCGTTCATCGCCGTGCGGCTGCAGACGATCGTGTCACGTGAGCTGCCACCGAGCGAGCCCGCGGTGCTCACCGTCGGCAGCATCCGTGCCGGCACGAAGAGCAACATCATCCCCGACGACGCCATCCTGGAGTTGAATCTGCGCACCTACACTATGCAGACCCGGGAGCGGATGCTCGCGGCGATCGAGCGCATCGCTCGCGCCGAGAGCGTCGCGTCCGGTGCGCCGAAGGAGCCGGAGATCGAGGTGTACGACAGCTTCCCGCTGACCTCCAACGACGAGGCCGTGACGACGAAGCTGGCCGCGGCCTTCCGCGAGCATTTCGGAGATCAGGCAGGCGAGCTGCCGCTGCAGACCGCGAGCGAGGACTTCAGCGACATCCCCACCGCGCTGGGCGTGCCGTACTCGTACTGGGGCATCGGCGGGACGGATCCTGAGCTGTGGAGCGCCGCCGTCGAGAAGGGAACCGTCGAATCCGACATACCCGGCAACCACTCCCCCCTGTTCCTGCCCGTCATACAGCCGACGCTGCAGACCGGAACCGCGGCGCTGATCGTCGCGGCGGGAGCGTGGCTGGGGCGCGGGTAG
- the thrS gene encoding threonine--tRNA ligase has product MRVNGVLKDLAATVADSDVALPVTVDSKDGLDILRHSTAHVLAQAVQRIRPAANLGIGPFITDGFYYDFGVDEPFTPEDLKSISKEMQRIIREGQRFTRRVVTEDEARAELANEPFKLELIDLAGGPGSGADAAEGASVEVGAGELTIYDNVSKDGEVAWKDLCRGPHVPSTRLLGNGWDLTRVAAAYWRGSEKNPQLQRIYGTAWPSKDELRAYQERLAEAERRDHRKLGAEMDLFSFPDEIGSGLAVFHPRGGIIRYEIEENLRRHLLRNGYDVVNTPHITKKDLFQTSGHLQTYADGMFPPMHLDEVVDEDGNVTRQGQDYYLKPMNCPFHNLIFRARGRSYRELPLRLAEFGTVYRYEKSGTLSGLTRVRGLTQDDAHIYVAQDQVREELTTNLNLVLELLRDYGLNDFYLELSTNEVGNPKFLGEPEQWTTAIDTLREVAIASGLELVADPGGAAFYGPKISVQARDAIGRTWQMSTIQLDFNQPERFELEYTGPDGAKHRPVMIHRALLGSVERFFAILLEHYAGDFPLWLAPAQVVGVPVADQFGDYLGEVVSQLKAAGVRAEVDHSDDRMQKKIRNHTTSKVPLILIAGEQDRAAGTVSFRFRDGSQENGVPVVDAIDRIRRAIAAHARVMTSEDLA; this is encoded by the coding sequence ATGCGCGTGAACGGCGTCCTCAAGGACCTGGCCGCGACCGTCGCTGACAGCGACGTCGCCCTGCCGGTCACCGTCGACAGCAAGGATGGCCTCGACATCCTGCGCCACTCGACCGCGCACGTGCTCGCGCAGGCGGTGCAGCGCATCCGTCCCGCCGCGAACCTCGGCATCGGACCGTTCATCACTGACGGTTTCTATTACGACTTCGGCGTCGACGAGCCGTTCACCCCCGAGGACCTCAAGTCCATCTCGAAGGAGATGCAGCGCATCATCCGCGAGGGTCAGCGCTTCACCCGTCGCGTCGTCACCGAGGACGAGGCGCGTGCCGAGCTCGCGAACGAGCCGTTCAAGCTCGAGCTGATCGACTTGGCCGGTGGCCCCGGCTCCGGAGCGGATGCTGCGGAAGGCGCGTCCGTGGAGGTCGGCGCCGGCGAGCTGACCATCTACGACAACGTGTCCAAGGACGGCGAGGTCGCCTGGAAGGACCTCTGTCGCGGACCGCACGTGCCCAGCACCCGCCTGCTCGGCAACGGCTGGGATCTGACCCGGGTCGCCGCCGCCTACTGGCGCGGCAGTGAGAAGAACCCGCAGCTGCAGCGCATCTACGGCACCGCGTGGCCCAGCAAGGACGAGCTGCGCGCCTATCAGGAGCGCCTCGCCGAGGCCGAGCGCCGCGATCACCGCAAGCTCGGCGCCGAGATGGATCTGTTCTCGTTCCCCGACGAGATCGGCTCGGGCCTGGCCGTCTTCCACCCTCGCGGCGGCATCATCCGCTACGAGATCGAGGAGAACCTCCGCCGTCACCTGCTGCGCAACGGCTACGACGTCGTCAACACCCCGCACATCACGAAGAAGGACCTGTTCCAGACTTCGGGTCACCTGCAGACCTACGCCGACGGCATGTTCCCCCCGATGCACCTCGATGAGGTCGTAGACGAGGACGGCAACGTCACGCGTCAGGGTCAGGACTACTACCTGAAGCCGATGAACTGCCCGTTCCACAACCTCATCTTCCGTGCACGGGGTCGCAGCTACCGCGAGCTGCCGCTGCGTCTGGCTGAGTTCGGCACCGTGTACCGGTACGAGAAGAGCGGAACGCTCTCGGGGCTGACCCGCGTACGCGGCCTGACTCAGGACGACGCGCACATCTATGTCGCCCAGGACCAGGTGCGAGAGGAGCTGACCACCAACCTCAACCTGGTGCTCGAGCTGCTGCGCGACTACGGGCTGAACGACTTCTACCTCGAGCTGTCCACCAACGAGGTGGGCAACCCGAAGTTCCTCGGCGAGCCCGAGCAGTGGACCACCGCCATCGACACGCTGCGCGAGGTCGCGATCGCGTCGGGCCTGGAGCTGGTCGCCGATCCCGGCGGCGCGGCGTTCTACGGTCCGAAGATCTCCGTGCAGGCGCGGGATGCCATCGGCCGCACCTGGCAGATGTCGACCATCCAGCTCGACTTCAACCAGCCGGAGCGCTTCGAGCTGGAGTACACCGGTCCCGACGGCGCCAAGCACCGCCCGGTGATGATCCACCGCGCCCTGCTGGGCTCGGTCGAGCGCTTCTTCGCCATCCTGCTCGAGCACTACGCCGGCGACTTCCCGCTGTGGCTGGCGCCCGCGCAGGTCGTGGGCGTGCCTGTCGCCGACCAGTTCGGCGACTACCTCGGCGAGGTCGTCAGCCAGCTGAAGGCCGCCGGCGTGCGCGCCGAGGTCGACCACTCGGACGACCGGATGCAGAAGAAGATCCGCAACCACACCACGTCCAAGGTGCCGCTGATCCTCATCGCCGGCGAGCAGGACCGCGCCGCGGGCACCGTCTCGTTCCGCTTCCGAGATGGATCGCAGGAGAACGGCGTTCCCGTTGTCGACGCGATCGATCGCATCCGCCGGGCGATCGCCGCCCATGCGCGGGTGATGACCTCCGAGGATCTGGCATGA
- a CDS encoding SPW repeat protein: MRFIPTKVHGILDYVVGAALIVAPWLFGFAGVGGAAVIIPIVLGVGLIVYSLFTKYEWGPFGFIPMPVHLAFDIVASLFLALSPWIFGFAGEAVNVWLPHVVVGAAVIVVVLFSQTQPQGASVKSGAVRA, encoded by the coding sequence ATGCGTTTCATCCCCACCAAGGTCCACGGCATCCTCGACTACGTCGTGGGAGCGGCGCTGATCGTCGCACCGTGGCTGTTCGGATTCGCCGGTGTCGGCGGAGCCGCTGTCATCATCCCGATCGTGCTCGGTGTGGGCCTCATCGTCTACAGCCTGTTCACGAAGTACGAATGGGGTCCGTTCGGGTTCATTCCCATGCCGGTGCACCTCGCGTTCGACATCGTCGCGAGCCTGTTCCTGGCTCTCTCGCCCTGGATCTTCGGGTTCGCCGGCGAGGCGGTGAACGTCTGGCTGCCGCACGTGGTCGTCGGCGCCGCGGTCATCGTGGTCGTGCTGTTCTCGCAGACCCAGCCTCAGGGCGCGTCCGTGAAGTCCGGTGCTGTCCGCGCCTGA
- a CDS encoding TIGR01777 family oxidoreductase, producing the protein MTPKRVIISGASGLIGQALTASLREDGSEVVHLVRRRASTPHEVEWLTDDDALSPDVLAGADAVVNLNGASIGRLPWGSRYQKTLRESRLRPTRTLAAALTSLGDQAPALISASAVGYYGDRSGATVDEQSGPGRGFLAELCVEWEGAALAASDRTRVALLRTAPLLHPAAVLKSMILLTRMGLGGPLGPGTQLWPWISLEDEVRAIRHVISTDLTGPVNLSGPTPATAGQIGRELARRLHRPYLLPAPSWALRAALGRPAADALLLASVDAVPAALTGTGFAFEHHSAAAAIATALQG; encoded by the coding sequence ATGACACCGAAGCGAGTCATCATCTCCGGCGCGAGCGGTCTGATCGGGCAGGCGCTCACCGCGTCACTGCGGGAGGACGGCTCAGAGGTCGTCCACCTCGTCAGGCGCCGTGCCAGCACTCCGCACGAGGTCGAGTGGCTCACAGACGACGACGCCCTCTCCCCCGACGTGCTCGCCGGAGCGGATGCCGTCGTCAACCTCAATGGGGCGAGCATCGGGCGACTGCCCTGGGGATCGCGCTACCAGAAGACGCTGCGCGAATCTCGACTGCGTCCCACGCGCACGCTCGCGGCCGCTCTCACGAGCCTCGGCGACCAGGCTCCCGCCTTGATCTCAGCATCCGCCGTGGGCTACTACGGCGACCGCTCGGGCGCAACCGTCGACGAGCAGTCCGGGCCAGGGCGCGGATTCCTCGCGGAACTGTGCGTGGAGTGGGAGGGTGCGGCGCTGGCAGCATCCGACCGAACGCGCGTCGCCCTTCTGCGGACCGCGCCGCTGCTGCATCCGGCAGCTGTGCTGAAGTCCATGATTCTGCTCACCCGGATGGGCCTTGGCGGACCACTCGGACCCGGTACGCAGCTCTGGCCATGGATCTCCCTCGAGGATGAGGTCCGCGCGATCCGTCACGTGATCAGCACCGATCTCACCGGTCCCGTCAATCTCAGCGGTCCGACCCCTGCAACGGCGGGCCAGATCGGCCGGGAGCTTGCGCGACGACTCCACCGGCCCTACCTGCTGCCGGCACCATCATGGGCGCTGCGCGCGGCACTAGGACGCCCCGCCGCTGACGCACTGCTGCTGGCATCCGTCGATGCCGTGCCGGCTGCGCTCACCGGCACGGGCTTCGCCTTCGAACACCACAGCGCCGCCGCAGCCATCGCGACGGCGCTGCAAGGGTGA
- the pdxY gene encoding pyridoxal kinase PdxY encodes MKILSIQSAVAHGHVGNSAAVFPLQRIGVEVLPVYTVNFSNHTGYGAWRGPMIDPSDVREVITGIEERGVLPEIDAVLSGYQGGEGIGDVIIDAVARVKAANPDAVYACDPVMGNAKSGCFVAPAIPELLRDRVVPVADIITPNQFELGYLTNTSPDTLESTLASVDAAMAMGPSTVLVTSVERPDREEGTIEMLAADGKGAWLVATPHLPMKANGSGDVTAALFTAHYVATGDAKVALERTVSSVFDLLQLTLDAGDRELQLVQAQEAYANPRLQFTAHQVR; translated from the coding sequence ATGAAAATCCTCTCGATCCAGTCGGCCGTGGCGCACGGTCACGTCGGCAACTCGGCCGCCGTCTTCCCGTTGCAGCGCATCGGCGTCGAGGTGCTGCCTGTCTACACGGTGAACTTCTCCAACCACACCGGCTACGGCGCGTGGCGCGGTCCGATGATCGACCCGAGCGATGTGCGCGAGGTGATCACGGGCATCGAGGAGCGCGGGGTCCTCCCCGAGATCGACGCCGTGCTCAGCGGCTACCAGGGCGGCGAGGGCATCGGAGATGTGATCATCGACGCCGTGGCGCGCGTGAAGGCCGCGAATCCGGATGCCGTGTACGCGTGCGATCCCGTCATGGGCAACGCCAAGTCGGGTTGTTTCGTCGCTCCCGCCATCCCCGAACTGCTGCGCGACCGCGTGGTGCCCGTGGCCGACATCATCACCCCGAACCAGTTCGAGCTCGGGTACCTGACGAACACCTCCCCCGACACCCTGGAGTCGACTCTGGCCTCGGTGGACGCTGCGATGGCGATGGGCCCGTCGACCGTGCTGGTGACCTCGGTGGAGCGTCCGGACCGCGAGGAGGGCACCATCGAGATGCTCGCCGCCGACGGCAAGGGCGCCTGGCTGGTCGCGACCCCGCACCTGCCCATGAAGGCCAATGGTTCGGGCGACGTGACCGCGGCGCTGTTCACCGCGCACTACGTGGCCACGGGTGATGCCAAGGTCGCCCTCGAGCGCACGGTCTCGAGCGTGTTCGATCTGCTGCAGCTGACGCTCGATGCCGGCGACCGGGAACTGCAGCTGGTGCAGGCGCAGGAGGCCTACGCGAACCCGCGTCTGCAGTTCACCGCGCACCAGGTGCGCTGA
- a CDS encoding HIT domain-containing protein: MTSDTAEPGPSTGSGPSTGSEIHSVEDGGHLAGVPDEFQRLWTPHRMAYIQAGPEVLREDCPFCEAPKHPDAERLIVARGESAYVLLNLFPYNSGHLLVCPYRHIATYDQATPEEVAEIGELTQVGMRVLRQVSNCDGFNLGMNQGSVAGAGVDAHLHQHIVPRWTSDANFFPIIAKTKALPQLLGEVREAVAHAWPR, from the coding sequence ATGACCTCCGACACCGCCGAGCCGGGCCCTTCGACCGGCTCAGGCCCTTCGACCGGCTCGGAGATCCATAGCGTCGAGGACGGGGGCCACCTGGCCGGCGTGCCGGACGAGTTCCAGCGACTCTGGACCCCGCACCGGATGGCGTACATCCAGGCGGGGCCCGAGGTGCTGCGCGAGGATTGCCCGTTCTGCGAGGCTCCGAAGCATCCGGATGCCGAGCGGCTGATCGTCGCGCGCGGAGAGTCCGCGTACGTGCTGCTGAACCTGTTCCCGTACAACTCCGGCCACCTGCTCGTGTGCCCGTACCGCCACATCGCGACCTACGATCAGGCCACACCCGAGGAGGTCGCCGAGATCGGCGAGCTCACCCAGGTCGGCATGCGCGTGCTGCGTCAGGTCTCGAACTGCGACGGCTTCAACCTGGGCATGAACCAGGGATCGGTCGCCGGGGCCGGTGTCGACGCGCACCTGCATCAGCACATCGTCCCGCGTTGGACGTCGGATGCGAACTTCTTCCCGATCATCGCGAAGACCAAGGCGCTGCCTCAGCTGCTCGGCGAGGTGCGCGAGGCCGTCGCGCACGCCTGGCCGCGCTGA
- a CDS encoding trimeric intracellular cation channel family protein, translating into MNWALVLDLLGTFFFALSGSLLAAQRGYDIIGSLLLGSLTGLGGGVIRDLIIGRPPVAFDQPIHLVAPVAAAVLVYFVAAGVERHSRPLLIFDAGGLALFCTTGTATAMNAGMNPVAAALLGVTTGVGGGLLRDVVANRDPQLFNPSDLYAVPAFLGAALTAALWYSPLPTPLSTFIAAALVFVFRVLSLHFRWRIPHARAGAQESSP; encoded by the coding sequence ATGAACTGGGCACTGGTGCTGGATCTGCTCGGCACGTTCTTCTTCGCCCTCTCGGGCAGCCTTCTGGCGGCCCAGCGCGGCTACGACATCATCGGCTCGCTGCTGCTCGGCAGCCTCACCGGTCTCGGCGGTGGGGTGATCCGCGATCTCATCATCGGCAGACCGCCGGTGGCGTTCGATCAGCCGATCCATCTGGTGGCGCCGGTCGCTGCCGCGGTGCTGGTCTACTTCGTCGCGGCTGGGGTGGAGCGTCATTCTCGACCGCTGCTGATCTTCGACGCCGGCGGCCTCGCGCTGTTCTGCACCACGGGCACGGCGACCGCCATGAACGCCGGCATGAACCCGGTCGCGGCCGCGCTGCTGGGTGTGACCACCGGTGTGGGCGGCGGACTGCTGCGCGATGTCGTCGCGAACCGTGATCCGCAGCTGTTCAACCCGTCGGATCTGTACGCGGTGCCCGCGTTCCTCGGGGCGGCGCTGACTGCGGCGCTGTGGTACTCGCCGTTGCCGACTCCGCTGTCGACCTTCATCGCCGCCGCTCTGGTGTTCGTGTTCCGCGTGCTGTCCCTGCACTTCCGCTGGCGCATCCCGCACGCGCGCGCCGGTGCACAGGAATCTTCCCCCTGA
- a CDS encoding DUF2510 domain-containing protein, with protein sequence MSTPAGWYDDGSGRQRWYDGVQWTDHFAPTPVQPMHTMGPMTSSQLNVKREVSYVRPQQGHSIVMHLLLGVLVVWINVIYISVSPNHYWHA encoded by the coding sequence GTGAGCACACCCGCTGGTTGGTATGACGATGGCAGCGGCCGTCAACGTTGGTACGACGGCGTGCAATGGACCGATCACTTTGCCCCGACGCCGGTTCAACCAATGCACACGATGGGCCCGATGACCTCGTCCCAGTTGAACGTGAAGCGCGAAGTTTCGTACGTCCGACCGCAGCAGGGCCACAGCATCGTTATGCACTTGCTGCTCGGCGTTCTCGTGGTCTGGATCAACGTCATTTACATCTCCGTCAGCCCCAACCACTATTGGCACGCGTGA